The Salvia splendens isolate huo1 chromosome 21, SspV2, whole genome shotgun sequence genome includes a window with the following:
- the LOC121783955 gene encoding epoxide hydrolase A-like, with product MMMGSDVNHQRVKANGIWMHVAEKGSGPLVLLLHGFPETWFSWHRQIDFLAAHGYHAVAPDLRGFGDTDSPLSPSSYTWFHIVGDLVALLDHFSVHQAYVVGTDWGAAAAWHMSLLRADRVKGTVALSVPFTPRFARAKPLESMKQKYGDGFYVCQFQEAGRAERALARYDCATVMKKLLLINKAEMVVAPPGTEIIDYLETPSVLPAWITEEEINVLAEKFEESGFTGGFNYYRALNLNWELMAAWQGAKIGVPAKLIVGTKDMGYRSGGTKEYIESCVFKSLVPDHEIVVLDAHHFIHLERADQVSQEILSFILKLS from the exons ATGATGATGGGAAGTGATGTGAATCACCAAAGAGTGAAAGCCAACGGCATATGGATGCACGTAGCTGAGAAAGGATCAGGTCCGTTGGTGCTGCTGCTCCATGGCTTTCCAGAGACGTGGTTCTCTTGGCACCGTCAGATTGACTTCCTCGCCGCCCATGGCTACCACGCCGTTGCTCCCGATTTGCGAGGTTTTGGCGATACCGACTCCCCCCTCTCCCCTTCTTCTTACACTTGGTTCCACATCGTCGGCGATCTAGTTGCCTTGCTTGATCACTTCTCTGTCCACCAG GCATATGTGGTGGGGACGGATTGGGGAGCTGCCGCTGCCTGGCATATGAGCTTGCTACGCGCCGACCGAGTCAAAGGAACCGTAGCTCTTTCCGTTCCCTTTACTCCGCGGTTCGCTAGAGCTAAACCCCTCGAATCAATGAAGCAAAAGTACGGGGATGGGTTTTACGTTTGCCAGTTTCAG GAAGCAGGAAGAGCAGAGAGGGCGTTAGCAAGGTACGACTGCGCGACAGTGATGAAGAAGTTGCTGCTCATAAACAAGGCCGAAATGGTTGTGGCGCCACCCGGAACCGAGATCATCGACTACCTAGAAACGCCTTCGGTGCTGCCAGCGTGGATCACGGAGGAAGAGATTAACGTGCTAGCCGAAAAATTCGAGGAGTCGGGCTTCACTGGCGGTTTCAATTACTACCGAGCCCTAAACTT AAACTGGGAGCTGATGGCGGCGTGGCAAGGGGCGAAGATTGGAGTTCCGGCGAAGTTGATTGTGGGAACGAAGGATATGGGATACAGAAGCGGTGGTACAAAGGAATACATTGAGAGCTGTGTCTTCAAAAGCTTGGTTCCAGATCATGAGATTGTGGTTCTTGATGCTCATCATTTTATCCATTTGGAGAGGGCTGACCAAGTCTCCCAAGAAATCTTGTCCTTCATTCTCAAACTCTCTTGA
- the LOC121783912 gene encoding peroxidase 72-like — protein MASKSINLIISIVVLAFATLCFSQSSNGGSLSPQFYARSCPQAHKIVHSVVSRAVAREPRMAASLLRLHFHDCFVQGCDASLLLDSGNGIVSEKGAVPNNNSARGFDVLDQVKSALEKACPQTVSCADIIALAARESTVLAGGPSWDVQLGRRDSRSANFSGANNNIPAPNNTFQTILSTYTRVGLDIVDLVALSGSHTIGNSRCTSFRQRLYGQPDFTMDQNYAARLRTGCPRSGGDQNLFVMDFITPAKFDNNYFKNILSSEAMLNSDEVLATRNKMSLGLVRKFAASNEAFFQQYAKSIVKMGSISPLTGSRGEIRRNCRAVNT, from the exons ATGGCTTCCAAATCCATCAACTTGATCATCTCCATCGTCGTGCTCGCCTTCGCAACTCTTTGCTTCTCCCAGAGTAGCAACGGAGGCTCTCTCTCGCCACAGTTCTACGCCCGGTCATGCCCACAAGCCCATAAAATTGTACACTCCGTTGTCTCCAGAGCCGTTGCACGAGAGCCTCGTATGGCTGCCTCACTACTCAGGCTTCATTTCCACGACTGCTTCGTCCAG GGATGTGATGCATCTCTGCTTTTGGACTCTGGCAATGGCATAGTCAGTGAAAAGGGCGCTGTCCCGAACAACAACTCTGCTCGGGGGTTTGATGTCCTCGATCAGGTCAAGTCGGCCCTCGAGAAAGCTTGCCCTCAGACAGTTTCTTGCGCTGACATCATAGCTCTTGCTGCCAGAGAATCCACTGTTCTT GCTGGTGGGCCTAGCTGGGATGTTCAGTTGGGGAGAAGGGATTCAAGAAGTGCAAATTTCAGCGGCGCCAACAACAACATTCCTGCTCCGAACAACACATTCCAGACCATCCTCTCCACGTATACACGAGTCGGCCTAGACATAGTTGATCTCGTGGCACTGTCCG GTAGCCACACCATAGGGAACTCGAGGTGCACGAGCTTCAGGCAGAGGCTGTACGGGCAGCCCGATTTCACCATGGACCAAAACTACGCAGCCAGGCTACGCACAGGATGCCCCCGGTCAGGTGGAGATCAGAATCTGTTCGTGATGGACTTCATCACCCCAGCAAAATTCGACAACAACTACTTCAAGAACATACTCAGCTCCGAGGCCATGTTGAATTCGGATGAAGTCCTGGCGACGCGTAATAAAATGTCGTTGGGGCTGGTGAGGAAGTTTGCTGCCAGCAACGAGGCTTTCTTTCAGCAGTACGCTAAGTCTATCGTGAAGATGGGGAGTATATCTCCACTCACAGGCTCGAGGGGGGAGATTCGGAGGAACTGCAGAGCTGTCAATACTTAA